The Neurospora crassa OR74A linkage group I, whole genome shotgun sequence genome segment ACTGAACTTTGGAGCCAGATGCCAGGCGGCAGGATTCCTAATCGCAGACGGCAGTGAACTATCTGGCGAAACTGGTGTTTTGATCTAATGAAAGGGGTTCTGGCGGATGAGATCAATCCCATTAAAGCACTGTAAGGAACTCAAGACCCAGGTGTTTATTGAATTGTTTATTAGGTATCTTTGGTATCTTCAACCATACAGTCATGGTGCATCATTTTCCGCCAGCCATTATCTTACAACTCCTTATCTATGAACTATTACAAACGCCCGCCCTCATCACGACCCTTCATATCCTGAATGTATCccataatttttttaaaaaacaATCCAAATCATTCATGTTTTCATGTTATTCATCATCAATGATGGGCGCCCTTTTCGTTGACGAGCTCAGCTGGGACCTCAGTCGCGGAATCTGGCCTCGATCCGGCAGAGCTGTCACccttctcgcccttctcTCCAACCAGCACCGGCTCCGGCCCAGTGGTTCCTTCGATCGATCTGACCGGCTCATCCATCTTCCAGGGAGCCCTGCCCTTGGCAACGTTGACCATCCACATGGGGATAATGCTGCCAAAGTCGGGCACCCATGGGTCCTTGAACTCCTTGTTCTGGGGCACAATGCGACCACCAGACACCTTCTCAATGATCCAGACGAGGACGTTCAAGAGCATGTACAAGCAGATACCGCCAATCAGGCCGTTGGCGATGGAGTAGGTGAAGGCCATCAGGGCAATGCAAACAAAGGCTGGAATGGCGTCGCCCATGTACTTCCAGTTGATATCCGTCACAGCACGGACCATCATGGAGCCGACCAAGATAAGGACGCAGCCGGTGGCCCACGGGGGAATCGAAGCGAAGATGGGGgcgaagaagatggcgatgAAGAAGCACACGCCAGTCGCCATGGCTGTGAGGCCCGTCTTGCCACCCTCACCGATACCGGCACCGGACTCGACGAAGGCAGTGACGGGGGGAGTACCCAGAATAGCACCAATGGCAATACTAACGGAGTCGACCATGTAACTACAGACACAAACAGTGTTAGCAATCGACGAACAAGATACAAAAAAGACAGTTAGAACATACGCAATGGTGGAACCCTCAAAGTCACCAGTCTCCTCATCAACAAGGCTGGCATAGCGAGCCATGGCATACATGGTACCGGTGGTATCGAGAATGTCGACGTAGAGGAAGGTGATGAGTGCCAAACCGAACTGTCCGCCGTGTCCCGAAATGTCCCACTGCTGAACGTTGAGGACGTGCTTGATCTGATGGAAGTCGACAACCTTTTTGAAGAAATCGAAAGCATCGTCGCCAACAGCGGTGTAGGGGAAATAGGTGACCTCGGTGGTGCGGGGCCACGAGATAATGGAAATGAGAATGATACCGGCGATAATGGCACCCTTGACGCGGTACATCATGAGCACGGTTGTGAGAACACCGCCGCAGAAGATGCCGATCCACATGGTAGGGTTGCGCATCTTGTCGCTGTCAGGGCAGGCACCTGTGACACTGTCGCGAGAGGAGGGATGGCAACCAGCAAGGTCGAGGGGCACCGAGGTATCGCCAACCACAAGACCAATACCCTCAGAGTAGGTCATACCAATAAGGGTCAGGAAGAAACCGATACCGACGCTGGTCGCCAGCTTGATGGACCGGGGAATAACCCGAGCTAGCCACTGACGCATACCAAGCAGCGCAAGACCGAAGAAGACCCAGCCTTCGACGAAGATGGCAGTAACGGCAACCTGGTAGGGCACAAGACCCTGGCCGTGAAAGCCGACGACGGTGTAGGCAAAGTAGGCGTTCAAACCCATGCCAGGCGCAAGGCCGATAGGCCTGTTTCATTGTCAGCAAGCCAAGACGGAAACTGATCAAAAGAATCATGAACTTACAAGTTGGCAAGAAGACCCATGAAGAAAGTAGCGAAAGCAGCAATGGCAgcggtggcggtgatgaGATCTCTCTTGACCTCGGCCTTGCAGATAGCATAGGTCGGGTCATCGATACACCACCTATCCACGTTAGGATCTGCCGTGCATACGCAGGTTCCTCCAGTGTCAGAAACGACGCTTGAATTGACGGCAATGATGTACCTGCCACAAGCGTTAACAACCGCACCCAGATCGACcggaatatatatacatatacagatacatatatatgtatatatatataatgtGTGTGAGGTGGTAGTTCAAACATACGACATGGCGAAGAAGGTCGCGAGACCAGCACGCATCTCGGTAAAGAAGTAGGaccccttcctttctttgGGCTGTTGGCGACGTTTTAGCAAAGAGGCAGGCGGCCACTCATTTCCCAAAAACGGCGCTCACATGTCCAGAGCCATCCAGCTTGAACCAATATCCAACCTTGCTGGCGGCAACCTTGCGGTTGACAGTGTCAACCCAATCACCCACTTTCCCCATTTTTGCAATGCGGTGCAGCGAGCCGCGGAATCTCGAAAATCGGGTGATGCTGAAGGTCGACGGGACGATGGGAGACGATCAACCGAGAGAGAGCACGGACGATTCGTGAGTGTTTGTAGCTTGGACCAATGAGTGACCGAGTTGGCGGAGAGGGGATTATCTTGGTCGGATCCCTTGACTGACTGAAGATCGTTGTGTTGAGTGGAGGACGGTCGACGTGAAAGGTTTGTTCGATGTTGTTATTGACGGCGCGCAAAGCACGTTTGCATTGAGCGGTTGCCGAAGCTTTCACCAAACCCTAGCGAGGGACGCAAGAGCATTGgtgaaggaaggagaaatCCTTAAGAGTCGACCGaggcctagaggtagg includes the following:
- a CDS encoding purine transporter, variant, which gives rise to MRAGLATFFAMSYIIAVNSSVVSDTGGTCVCTADPNVDRWCIDDPTYAICKAEVKRDLITATAAIAAFATFFMGLLANLPIGLAPGMGLNAYFAYTVVGFHGQGLVPYQVAVTAIFVEGWVFFGLALLGMRQWLARVIPRSIKLATSVGIGFFLTLIGMTYSEGIGLVVGDTSVPLDLAGCHPSSRDSVTGACPDSDKMRNPTMWIGIFCGGVLTTVLMMYRVKGAIIAGIILISIISWPRTTEVTYFPYTAVGDDAFDFFKKVVDFHQIKHVLNVQQWDISGHGGQFGLALITFLYVDILDTTGTMYAMARYASLVDEETGDFEGSTIAYMVDSVSIAIGAILGTPPVTAFVESGAGIGEGGKTGLTAMATGVCFFIAIFFAPIFASIPPWATGCVLILVGSMMVRAVTDINWKYMGDAIPAFVCIALMAFTYSIANGLIGGICLYMLLNVLVWIIEKVSGGRIVPQNKEFKDPWVPDFGSIIPMWMVNVAKGRAPWKMDEPVRSIEGTTGPEPVLVGEKGEKGDSSAGSRPDSATEVPAELVNEKGAHH
- a CDS encoding purine transporter — encoded protein: MGKVGDWVDTVNRKVAASKVGYWFKLDGSGHPKERKGSYFFTEMRAGLATFFAMSYIIAVNSSVVSDTGGTCVCTADPNVDRWCIDDPTYAICKAEVKRDLITATAAIAAFATFFMGLLANLPIGLAPGMGLNAYFAYTVVGFHGQGLVPYQVAVTAIFVEGWVFFGLALLGMRQWLARVIPRSIKLATSVGIGFFLTLIGMTYSEGIGLVVGDTSVPLDLAGCHPSSRDSVTGACPDSDKMRNPTMWIGIFCGGVLTTVLMMYRVKGAIIAGIILISIISWPRTTEVTYFPYTAVGDDAFDFFKKVVDFHQIKHVLNVQQWDISGHGGQFGLALITFLYVDILDTTGTMYAMARYASLVDEETGDFEGSTIAYMVDSVSIAIGAILGTPPVTAFVESGAGIGEGGKTGLTAMATGVCFFIAIFFAPIFASIPPWATGCVLILVGSMMVRAVTDINWKYMGDAIPAFVCIALMAFTYSIANGLIGGICLYMLLNVLVWIIEKVSGGRIVPQNKEFKDPWVPDFGSIIPMWMVNVAKGRAPWKMDEPVRSIEGTTGPEPVLVGEKGEKGDSSAGSRPDSATEVPAELVNEKGAHH